The Bactrocera tryoni isolate S06 unplaced genomic scaffold, CSIRO_BtryS06_freeze2 scaffold_86, whole genome shotgun sequence genome includes a window with the following:
- the LOC120782003 gene encoding protein atonal, producing MSSSEIYRYYYKTSEDLQAFKSNANEMFFNPMAAYNPPPLVSANQHHHHLLEQQQQQYNCAPNNNFLPTNGFITFEQASSDGWITSSPASHRSESPEYVDLNSIYANGAHSGAHPLHATVTQFGLHLESPPAPTAQLTGLPETTTTTNSTKTNASKAQNSGATTKAKRSYTRRTPKAAPASTASPSLPPITSDAIVSIATNAAAAISANPHVVTNTPYTHDFQSFDFDQAAALFDGDSVDDDDMDDHMLLFGGDDDFEAADGSFELADQSAGMQTKDDIAASTQPGAKKRRGKQISPVVKRKRRLAANARERRRMQNLNQAFDRLRQYLPCLGNDRQLSKHETLQMAQTYIAALGDLLR from the coding sequence ATGTCGTCCAGTGAAATATATCGTTACTATTATAAAACCTCCGAGGATTTGCAGGCATTCAAATCGAATGCGAACGAGATGTTCTTCAATCCGATGGCGGCGTATAATCCGCCACCGCTAGTGAGCGCCAATCAGCATCATCATCATCTCCTggagcagcaacagcaacaatacaaTTGTGCgcccaacaacaattttttaccCACCAACGGTTTCATCACTTTCGAGCAGGCATCCTCCGATGGCTGGATTACTTCATCACCGGCGAGTCATCGGTCCGAAAGCCCCGAATATGTGGATCTCAATAGCATTTATGCTAATGGCGCGCATAGCGGCGCTCATCCATTGCACGCGACTGTCACACAATTCGGTTTACATTTGGAGTCGCCACCAGCGCCGACTGCACAGTTAACTGGCTTGCCTGAGACCACAACAACGACAAATAGCACAAAAACGAATGCGTCCAAGGCGCAAAACAGCGGTGCCACAACTAAAGCGAAGCGTTCATACACGCGCCGCACACCAAAAGCAGCACCAGCTTCAACCGCTTCACCTTCATTGCCGCCAATTACCAGTGATGCCATCGTTTCCATTGCGACTAATGCCGCCGCCGCGATTAGCGCCAATCCGCACGTAGTTACCAATACGCCTTACACACACGACTTCCAAAGTTTCGACTTTGACCAAGCTGCTGCTTTATTTGATGGTGACAGCGTCGACGACGACGATATGGACGATCATATGTTGCTCTTTGGCGGCGATGACGACTTCGAGGCCGCCGATGGTTCCTTCGAACTAGCTGATCAATCTGCCGGCATGCAAACTAAGGATGATATCGCAGCGTCTACACAACCCGGCGCTAAGAAGCGTCGTGGCAAGCAAATCTCGCCGGTGGTCAAGCGTAAGCGTCGTTTGGCGGCCAATGCGCGTGAACGTCGCCGCATGCAGAATCTGAATCAGGCCTTCGATCGACTCCGCCAATATCTCCCGTGTCTGGGTAATGATCGGCAGCTCTCCAAACATGAGACACTCCAGATGGCCCAAACTTATATTGCGGCATTGGGCGATTTGTTGCGCTAA